In a single window of the Zea mays cultivar B73 chromosome 5, Zm-B73-REFERENCE-NAM-5.0, whole genome shotgun sequence genome:
- the LOC103628199 gene encoding ATP-dependent DNA helicase PIF1 codes for MVPNNLLRVGGGTEVTNSDGDIRLPDEVCLPYSESDNDLDNLIDFVFPNLNEKMSDSTYITSRAILSTRNDWVDMINAKMINRFQGEHMVYHSFDSAMDDPHNYYPPEFLNTLTPNGLPPHVLKLKIGCPVILLRNIDPANGLCNGTRLVVRGFQRNSIDVEIVLGQYAGKRIFLPRIPLCPSDDEMFPFQFKRKQFPIRLSFAMTVNKAQGQTIPNVGVYLPEPVFSHGQLYVALSRATARSNIKILAIPAVDGKKRSRKGVRKNPTVDCGTYTKNIVYKEVLTN; via the coding sequence atggtccccaacaattTGCTGCGCGTAGGTGGTGGAACTGAGGTCACAAATAGTGATGGCGACATCCGTCTTCCTGACGAGGTATGCTTACCTTATAGTGAGAGTGACAATGATCTTGACAATCTAATAGACTTCGTTTTCCCAAATCTCAACGAAAAAATGTCAGATTCCACCTACATTACTTCAAGGGCGATACTGTCAACGCGGAATGactgggtggatatgataaatgCTAAGATGATCAATCGTTTTCAAGGGGAGCATATGGTGTACCATAGTTTCGATAGTGCCATGGATGATCCCCATAACTACTACCCACCTGAGTTCCTAAACACACTGACGCCTAATGGGCTGCCCCCACATGTTTTGAAGCTCAAGATTGGATGCCCTGTTATATTGCTTCGAAATATAGACCCTGCGaatggactttgcaatggcacCAGGCTGGTGGTTCGTGGTTTCCAAAGAAATAGCATTGACGTAGAAATTGTACTAGGTCAGTATGCTGGAAAACGGATTTTCCTGCCCCGTATACCTCTGTGTCCCTCCGATGAcgagatgttccctttccagttcaaaagaaagcagtttCCTATACGGCTTAGTTTTGCAATGACGGTTAACAAAGCACAGGGTCAGACTATTCCCAATGTTGGCGTGTACTTGCCcgaaccagtgttctctcatggccaACTATATGTTGCTCTATCTAGAGCGACAGCCCGATCGAACATAAAGATTCTTGCCATCCCAGCCGTCGATGGGAAGAAGAGGTCGAGGAAGGGTGTAAGAAAGAACCCCACAGTAGATTGTGGGACATATACCAAGAACATCGTCTACAAGGAGGTTCTAACAAACTAG